The following proteins are co-located in the Pseudomonas sp. ATCC 13867 genome:
- a CDS encoding short-chain fatty acid transporter: MNSHVHTPGTALQDSRSARFAMACSNWAERWFPDSWVFAALAVLIVSIAALAMGAPATATAKAFGDGFWSLIPFTMQMAFVVIGGYVVASSGPASRLIDLFARVPKNGRSAVAWVALISMLASLLNWGLSLVFGGLLVRALARREDLKMDYRAAGAAAYLGLGAVWALGLSSSAAQLQANPASLPPSILAITGVIPFTQTIFLWQSGLMLLALVLVSLVIAYMTAPGASSARDAKACGVDVSFTPPSTPKPNRPGEWLEHSPLLILLLVALAAGWLVNEFSTKPAILAISGLNTYNLLFLMLGALLHWRPRSFLDAVARAVPTTTGVLIQFPLYGSIAAILTTVKGGDGSTLAHHISTFFVQIASHDTYALLMGVYSAVLGFFIPSGGGKWIIEAPYVMQVANDLQFHLGWAVQIYNAAEALPNLINPFYMLPLLGVLGLKARDLIGFSFVQLLAHVPLVLFLLWALGTTLQYLPPVQP; this comes from the coding sequence ATGAACTCCCACGTGCACACCCCCGGCACAGCCTTGCAGGACAGCCGTTCCGCGCGCTTCGCCATGGCCTGCTCCAACTGGGCCGAACGCTGGTTCCCCGACTCCTGGGTATTCGCCGCCCTCGCGGTGCTGATCGTCAGTATCGCCGCCCTGGCGATGGGCGCGCCGGCGACCGCCACGGCCAAAGCCTTCGGTGACGGCTTCTGGAGCCTGATTCCCTTCACCATGCAGATGGCCTTCGTGGTCATCGGCGGTTACGTGGTGGCCAGTTCCGGCCCCGCCTCGCGACTCATCGACCTGTTCGCCCGCGTGCCGAAGAACGGCCGCTCGGCGGTGGCCTGGGTCGCCCTGATCTCCATGCTTGCCTCGTTGCTCAACTGGGGCCTGTCCCTGGTGTTCGGCGGCTTGCTGGTGCGCGCCCTGGCGCGCCGCGAAGACCTGAAGATGGACTACCGCGCCGCCGGCGCCGCCGCCTACCTGGGCCTGGGCGCCGTGTGGGCGCTGGGCCTGTCGTCTTCCGCCGCGCAGTTGCAGGCCAACCCGGCCAGCCTGCCGCCGTCGATCCTGGCGATCACCGGGGTGATTCCCTTCACCCAGACCATCTTCCTCTGGCAGTCCGGCCTGATGCTGCTGGCCCTGGTGCTGGTATCGCTGGTCATCGCCTACATGACCGCGCCCGGCGCCAGCAGCGCCCGTGACGCCAAGGCCTGCGGCGTGGACGTCAGCTTCACCCCGCCGAGTACGCCCAAGCCGAACCGGCCAGGCGAATGGCTGGAGCACAGCCCGCTGCTGATCCTGCTGCTGGTGGCGCTGGCCGCCGGCTGGCTGGTCAACGAGTTCAGCACCAAGCCGGCGATCCTGGCGATCTCCGGCCTGAATACCTACAACCTGCTGTTCCTCATGCTCGGCGCGCTGCTGCACTGGCGCCCGCGCAGCTTCCTCGACGCCGTGGCCCGCGCCGTGCCGACCACCACCGGGGTGCTGATCCAGTTCCCGCTGTACGGCTCCATCGCGGCGATCCTCACCACCGTGAAGGGTGGCGACGGCTCGACCCTGGCGCACCACATCTCCACCTTCTTCGTGCAGATCGCCTCCCACGACACCTACGCGCTGCTGATGGGCGTGTACTCCGCCGTGCTGGGCTTCTTCATCCCCTCCGGCGGCGGCAAGTGGATCATCGAGGCGCCGTACGTGATGCAGGTGGCCAACGACCTGCAGTTCCACCTGGGCTGGGCGGTGCAGATCTACAACGCCGCCGAGGCGCTGCCGAACCTGATCAACCCCTTCTACATGCTGCCGTTGCTGGGCGTGCTGGGCCTGAAGGCGCGCGACCTGATCGGCTTCAGCTTCGTCCAGTTGCTGGCCCACGTGCCCCTGGTGCTGTTCCTGCTCTGGGCACTGGGCACGACCCTGCAGTACCTGCCGCCGGTCCAGCCGTAG
- a CDS encoding acetyl-CoA C-acetyltransferase — MQDVVIVAATRTAIGAFQGSLANIPAHELGALIIRSLLERSGVAAEQVDEVILGQVLTAGAGQNPARQSAIAAGLPNSVPAMTINKVCGSGLKALFLGAQAIRCGDADIVIAGGQENMSLSPYVLPKARTGLRMGHAQLQDSMIVDGLWDAFNDYHMGITAENLAEKYGISREAQDAFSAQSQQKAAAAIEAGRFKDEITPVLIPQRKGDPLSFDTDEQPRAGTTAESLGKLKPAFRKDGSVTAGNASTLNDGAAAVLLMSASRARELNLPVLARIQAYASSGVDPSIMGIGPVSATRRCLEKAGWSLDQLDLIEANEAFAAQALSVGKELGWDADKVNVNGGAIALGHPIGASGCRVLVSLLHEMLRRDARKGLATLCIGGGQGVALALSRD, encoded by the coding sequence ATGCAAGACGTCGTCATTGTCGCCGCCACCCGTACCGCCATCGGCGCCTTCCAGGGCAGCCTGGCGAACATCCCGGCCCACGAGCTGGGCGCGCTGATCATCCGCTCGCTGCTCGAACGCAGCGGCGTCGCCGCCGAACAGGTCGATGAGGTTATCCTCGGCCAGGTCCTCACCGCCGGCGCCGGGCAGAACCCCGCGCGCCAGTCCGCGATTGCCGCCGGCCTGCCCAACAGCGTGCCGGCCATGACCATCAACAAGGTCTGCGGCTCGGGCCTGAAGGCGCTGTTCCTCGGCGCCCAGGCGATCCGCTGCGGCGACGCCGACATCGTCATCGCCGGCGGCCAGGAGAACATGAGCCTGTCGCCCTACGTGCTGCCCAAGGCCCGTACCGGCCTGCGCATGGGCCACGCGCAGTTGCAGGACAGCATGATCGTCGATGGTCTGTGGGATGCCTTCAACGACTACCACATGGGCATCACCGCCGAGAACCTGGCCGAGAAGTACGGCATCAGCCGCGAGGCGCAGGACGCCTTCTCCGCGCAGTCCCAGCAGAAGGCCGCCGCGGCCATCGAGGCCGGGCGCTTCAAGGACGAGATCACCCCGGTGCTGATCCCTCAGCGCAAGGGCGATCCGCTGTCCTTCGACACCGACGAGCAGCCGCGCGCCGGCACCACCGCCGAGTCCCTGGGCAAGCTCAAGCCGGCGTTCAGGAAGGACGGCAGCGTCACCGCCGGCAACGCCTCCACCCTCAACGACGGCGCCGCCGCCGTGCTGCTGATGAGCGCCAGCCGTGCACGCGAACTGAACCTGCCGGTTCTGGCGCGCATCCAGGCCTATGCCAGCAGCGGCGTCGATCCGTCGATCATGGGCATCGGCCCGGTATCGGCCACCCGCCGTTGCCTGGAGAAGGCCGGCTGGTCGCTGGACCAGCTCGACCTGATCGAGGCCAACGAAGCCTTCGCCGCCCAGGCACTGTCCGTGGGCAAGGAACTGGGCTGGGACGCCGACAAGGTCAACGTCAACGGCGGTGCCATCGCCCTGGGCCATCCCATTGGCGCCTCGGGTTGCCGGGTGCTGGTGTCGCTGCTGCACGAAATGCTCCGCCGCGATGCCAGGAAAGGTCTGGCGACCCTGTGTATCGGCGGCGGCCAGGGCGTAGCACTGGCCCTGTCCCGGGACTAA
- the fhuB gene encoding Fe(3+)-hydroxamate ABC transporter permease FhuB: MPESTLGLSAPRRRLPAGPALCTLVLAVLAALLVGHGLQAALPRALWWQALWSPDLDDVRQVLMHFSFYPRLLVSLMAGAALALAGTLFQQILRNPLAEPVTLGVSAGANLALSAATIFAPTLLVHGLEAVTLTGAALATGLLFAFAWGRTLSPLRFILAGMVISLYCVSLNALLVLFNHDYLIDLLLWQAGSLNQSGWDGVLYLAPRLAVAMVAALLMVRPLAALGLDDEGAAAVGVNLLRTRVLGLAVAVALSAFVTSAVGMLAFVGLAAPAIARLCGARTLRQRLIWAPLLGAALLCVVDQIARELSRLAGEIPAGILTGVFSVPLLLWLLSRQRSGGILPRPTPARPQREHPWRLIIGAAIVLALLTLPAIYFAVDANGWHWGDAGLSDAIAQWRLPRVLGSLAAGAMLAVAGLLVQRLTGNPMASPEVLGATSGAAIAVLVLFLLLPQPQAYMVPAASLGALLALGLLLWLAWRKTFNAERLLLTGVCLTTLLHSLSTLLLASGDPRMTAMMSWMTGSTYQVDTASASTGLVVGAAMIGVSLLLARPLDLLTLGNGAATALGLRLRLSHLAILLTAAVLTATATIIVGPLSFVGLIGPHIARHLGLRRAAPQLLMSAVAGALIMVVADWLGRNIAYPWPVSAGLLAAFIGCPYFLWLMHRERRA, encoded by the coding sequence ATGCCTGAATCGACCCTTGGCCTCTCCGCTCCGCGCCGGCGTCTGCCCGCCGGCCCCGCGCTCTGCACCCTGGTGCTGGCGGTGCTCGCCGCGCTGCTGGTCGGCCACGGCCTGCAGGCCGCCTTGCCCCGCGCACTCTGGTGGCAGGCGCTGTGGTCGCCGGACCTGGACGATGTGCGCCAGGTGCTGATGCACTTCAGCTTCTACCCTCGCCTGCTGGTGAGCCTGATGGCCGGCGCCGCGCTGGCCCTGGCCGGCACGCTGTTCCAGCAGATCCTGCGCAACCCGCTGGCCGAACCGGTGACCCTGGGCGTCTCCGCCGGCGCCAACCTGGCGCTGTCCGCCGCCACCATCTTCGCCCCGACCCTGCTGGTGCACGGCCTGGAAGCCGTCACCCTGACCGGCGCCGCGCTGGCCACCGGCCTGCTGTTCGCCTTCGCCTGGGGCCGCACGCTGTCGCCGCTGCGCTTCATCCTCGCCGGCATGGTCATCAGCCTCTACTGCGTATCGCTCAACGCGTTGCTGGTGCTGTTCAACCATGACTACCTGATCGACCTGCTGCTCTGGCAGGCCGGCTCGCTCAACCAGAGCGGCTGGGACGGCGTGCTCTATCTCGCGCCGCGCCTGGCCGTGGCGATGGTCGCCGCCCTGTTGATGGTGCGCCCGCTGGCGGCGCTCGGGCTGGATGACGAGGGGGCGGCCGCCGTGGGCGTCAACCTGTTGCGCACTCGCGTGCTCGGCCTGGCCGTGGCCGTGGCGCTGAGCGCCTTCGTCACCAGCGCCGTCGGCATGCTCGCCTTCGTCGGCCTCGCCGCCCCGGCCATTGCCCGCCTGTGCGGCGCCCGCACGCTGCGCCAACGGCTGATCTGGGCGCCGCTGCTGGGCGCCGCGCTACTCTGCGTCGTGGATCAGATCGCCCGCGAGCTGTCGCGCCTCGCCGGGGAGATTCCCGCCGGTATCCTCACCGGCGTCTTCAGCGTGCCGCTGCTGCTCTGGCTGCTCAGCCGGCAACGCAGCGGCGGCATCCTGCCGCGACCCACGCCGGCCAGGCCGCAGCGCGAACATCCCTGGCGGCTGATCATCGGCGCGGCCATCGTACTGGCGCTGCTGACCCTTCCGGCGATCTACTTCGCCGTCGACGCCAACGGCTGGCACTGGGGCGACGCCGGGCTCAGCGACGCCATCGCGCAGTGGCGCCTGCCGCGCGTGCTCGGTTCCCTGGCGGCCGGCGCCATGCTCGCCGTGGCCGGCCTGCTGGTGCAGCGCCTGACCGGCAACCCGATGGCCAGCCCGGAAGTCCTCGGCGCCACCTCCGGCGCGGCCATCGCCGTGCTGGTGCTGTTCCTGCTGCTGCCACAGCCGCAGGCCTACATGGTCCCCGCCGCCAGCCTCGGCGCCCTGCTCGCCCTCGGCCTTCTGCTCTGGCTGGCCTGGCGCAAAACCTTCAATGCCGAACGCCTGCTGCTCACCGGCGTGTGCCTGACCACCCTGCTGCATTCGCTGAGCACCCTGCTGCTGGCCAGTGGCGATCCACGCATGACCGCGATGATGAGCTGGATGACCGGCTCGACCTACCAGGTCGATACCGCCTCGGCGAGCACGGGCCTGGTCGTCGGCGCGGCGATGATCGGCGTCAGCCTGCTGCTGGCCCGCCCGCTGGACCTGCTGACCCTGGGCAACGGCGCCGCCACGGCGCTCGGCCTGCGCCTGCGCCTGAGCCACCTGGCGATCCTGCTGACGGCGGCGGTGCTCACCGCCACGGCGACCATCATCGTCGGTCCGCTGAGCTTCGTCGGTCTGATCGGCCCGCACATCGCCCGCCACCTCGGCCTCCGCCGCGCCGCGCCGCAACTGCTGATGAGCGCGGTGGCCGGTGCGTTGATCATGGTCGTGGCGGACTGGCTGGGACGCAACATCGCCTACCCCTGGCCGGTATCGGCGGGACTGCTGGCGGCGTTCATCGGCTGCCCGTACTTCCTCTGGCTGATGCATCGGGAGCGCCGCGCCTGA